Proteins encoded in a region of the Homo sapiens chromosome 9, GRCh38.p14 Primary Assembly genome:
- the LHX2 gene encoding LIM/homeobox protein Lhx2 isoform X1 has product MLFHSLSGPEVHGVIDEMDRRAKSEAPAISSAIDRGDTETTMPSISSDRAALCAGCGGKISDRYYLLAVDKQWHMRCLKCCECKLNLESELTCFSKDGSIYCKEDYYRRFSVQRCARCHLGISASEMVMRARDLVYHLNCFTCTTCNKMLTTGDHFGMKDSLVYCRLHFEALLQGEYPAHFNHADVAAAAAAAAAAKSAGLGAAGANPLGLPYYNGVGTVQKGRPRKRKSPGPGADLAAYNAALSCNENDAEHLDRDQPYPSSQKTKRMRTSFKHHQLRTMKSYFAINHNPDAKDLKQLAQKTGLTKRVLQASL; this is encoded by the exons ATGCTGTTCCACAGTCTGTCGGGCCCCGAGGTGCACGGGGTCATCGACGAGATGGACCGCAGGGCCAAGAGCGAGGCTCCCGCCATCAGCTCCGCCATCGACCGCGGCGACACCGAGACG ACCATGCCGTCCATCAGCAGTGACCGCGCCGCGCTGTGCGCCGGCTGCGGGGGCAAGATCTCGGACCGCTACTACCTGCTGGCGGTGGACAAGCAGTGGCACATGCGCTGCCTCAAGTGCTGCGAGTGCAAGCTCAACCTGGAGTCGGAGCTCACCTGTTTCAGCAAGGACGGTAGCATCTACTGCAAGGAAGACTACTACAG GCGCTTCTCTGTGCAGCGCTGCGCCCGCTGCCACCTGGGCATCTCGGCCTCGGAGATGGTGATGCGCGCTCGGGACTTGGTTTATCACCTCAACTGCTTCACGTGCACCACGTGTAACAAGATGCTGACCACGGGCGACCACTTCGGCATGAAGGACAGCCTGGTCTACTGCCGCTTGCACTTCGAGGCGCTGCTGCAGGGCGAGTACCCCGCACACTTCAACCATGCCGACGTGGCAGCGGCGGCCGCTGCAGCCGCGGCGGCCAAGAGCGCGGGGCTGGGCGCAGCAGGGGCCAACCCTCTGGGTCTTCCCTACTACAATGGCGTGGGCACTGTGCAGAAGGGGCGGCCGAGGAAACGTAAGAGCCCGGGCCCCGGTGCGGATCTGGCGGCCTACAACGCTG CGCTAAGCTGCAACGAAAACGACGCAGAGCACCTGGACCGTGACCAGCCATACCCGAGCAGCCAGAAGACCAAGCGCATGCGCACGTCCTTCAAGCACCACCAGCTTCGGACCATGAAGTCTTACTTTGCCATTAACCACAACCCCGACGCCAAGGACTTGAAGCAGCTCGCGCAAAAGACGGGCCTCACCAAGCGGGTCCTCCAG gCATCTCTCTAG